A part of Pseudochaenichthys georgianus chromosome 23, fPseGeo1.2, whole genome shotgun sequence genomic DNA contains:
- the LOC117439262 gene encoding DENN domain-containing protein 5B-like isoform X2, with the protein MSGSFSVSGSAPCRFAHYFVVCGIDTETGLEPDELAGENFEQSPLKRTFKSKVLARYPENLEWNPFDQDAVNMLCMPKGLSFRTQADQRTPQFHSFIITREDGSRTYGFVHTFYEEVTSPQICSAMQTLTQMHNAESTSANTPSSSSSSSSSSMDSLASSLDEADSPTSSSSRRAGSYDSSRDTLYVSKALCLITPMPFMHACRRFLSQMHRAVTAATAPPLPLESYVHNILYEVPLPAPGRSLKFHGVYEPIVCQRPGLGELQLADFPLAEAFSLLGVENLVQVFTCTLLEMQILLYSHDYQRLMTVAEGITTLLFPFQWQHVYVPILPASLLHFLDAPVPYLMGLQSKEGTDRSTLELPQEANLCFVDIDNHYIELPEDFPNFPNKTELIQELSEVLLSYGISANTGAPPRTRTCPGSAPGSTPSTPGRERKTVALRQMEDDGRNGNLAGEELAVLELLQGNATLERLQALTKRTGVTVARVDALRAGVKAQLTEGQGGRTAAEDEELRNAKLNVQLREVCASRFTTMFADYEAFVIQSAPDLESWLTNREQMHNFDKASFLSDQPEPYLPFLSHFIETQMFATFIDNKIMSQWEDKEPLLRVFDARIDKARLFNVRAPSLRSSSYQRCTILKESAQTVEQRLMKIDHTAIHPHLLDMKIGQGKYEQGFFPKLQADVLNTGPTNNKWSHRTATAQRRKERHRHQTEHLGLENDLKEQVEGCLVLQNSMAFWEWDKASPPPIKPPKKSASASCLKFMQEARSLGKNLRQPKLSDLSPAVIAQTNWKFVEGLLKECRMKTKRMLVEKMGREAVELGHGEATITGLEENTLIASLCDLLERIWSHGLQVKQGKSALWSHMLHYHAREEKLEQQQAESPVSHVPERRKSDCSMAMPSLRVSLIQDMRHIQSMSEIKTDVGRARAWIRLSLEKKLLSQHLKQLLCRQALTKKLYKRYAFLRCEEEKEQFLFHLLSLNTVDYFCFTSVFTTIMIPYRVVIIPIKKLSNAMTTSNPWVCVSGQLGDSGIMQIPKNVLEMTFDCQNLGKMTTVQLGHDNAGLLAKWLVDCVMVRNEITGHTYKFPCGRWLGKGVDDGSLERVLIGEPVLPSGEEDSGRGCYTPPLQRSPSQIRRISVTSLSGRGYKPTSAQIQEAIGEAVNNIIKHFHKPEKERGSLTVLLCGESSLVSALEQFFRHGFKSARLFQKTVFVWDFVEKAIAYMESADQMGDLQETAEPLGRTCQSLCHYVNAINSTRRNIGKDGKFQLLVCLGARDRLLPQWVPLLVECPVIQRMYEDSALLRDRATVSSHIDVLETLHDFPITLEASIVKGIAL; encoded by the exons GTGAGAACTTTGAGCAGAGTCCTCTGAAGAGAACCTTCAAGTCCAAAGTGTTGGCGCGCTACCCGGAGAACCTGGAGTGGAACCCCTTCGATCAGGATGCTGTCAACATG CTGTGTATGCCTAAAGGCCTCTCGTTCAGGACGCAGGCGGACCAGCGGACGCCTCAGTTCCACTCCTTCATCATCACGAGGGAGGACGGCTCTCGGACCTACGGCTTCGTCCACACCTTCTACGAGGAGGTGACGAGCCCACAGATCTGCTCCGCCATGCAGACCCTCACCCAAATGCACAATGCAGAGAGCACCTCCGCCAAcaccccttcctcctcctcctcctcctcctcctccagcatgGACTCCCTGGCCAGCAGTTTGGACGAGGCCGACTCCCCCACGTCTTCATCGTCTCGCAGGGCGGGGAGCTACGACTCATCGCGGGACACCCTGTACGTCTCCAAGGCCCTGTGTCTGATCACGCCCATGCCCTTCATGCACGCCTGCCGCCGCTTCCTGTCCCAGATGCACAGGGCCGTCACGGCCGCCACCGCCCCCCCGCTGCCGCTGGAGAGCTACGTCCACAACATCCTGTACGAGGTGCCGCTGCCCGCCCCGGGACGCTCGCTCAAGTTCCACGGCGTGTACGAGCCCATCGTGTGCCAGAGGCCGGGGCTCGGGGAGCTGCAGCTGGCAGACTTCCCCCTGGCCGAGGCCTTCAGTCTGCTGGGAGTGGAGAACCTGGTCCAGGTGTTCACCTGCACGCTGCTGGAGATGCAGATCCTGCTCTACTCACACG ACTACCAGCGGTTGATGACGGTGGCAGAGGGCATCACCACCCTGCTGTTTCCCTTCCAGTGGCAGCACGTCTATGTTCCCATCCTGCCGGCCTCTCTCCTCCACTTCCTGGATGCTCCTGTTCCCTACCTGATGGGCCTGCAGTCCAAAGAGGGCACAGACCGCTCCACACTGGAGCTTCCTCAGGAG GCCAACCTGTGTTTTGTGGACATTGACAACCACTACATCGAACTTCCAGAGGACTTTCCCAATTTCCCCAATAAGACTGAGCTCATCCAGGAGCTAAGTGAGGTGCTGCTGAGCTATGGCATTTCCGCTAACACAGGAGCTCCTCCTCGGACTCGCACCTGCCCCGGCAGCGCTCCAGGCAGCACCCCCTCCACCCCTGGAAGGGAGCGCAAGACGGTCGCTCTCCGGCAGATGGAGGACGACGGGCGTAACGGCAACCTGGCAGGGGAGGAGCTGGCTGTGCTGGAGCTACTGCAGGGGAACGCCACCCTGGAGAGACTGCAGGCACTCACCAAGCGCACCGGGGTGACGGTGGCCCGCGTGGACGCCCTGAGGGCCGGGGTCAAAGCTCAGCTGACTGAGGGACAGGGGGGCCGGACAGCAGCCGAAGACGAGGAGCTCAGGAACGCCAAGCTGAACGTCCAGCTGAGGGAGGTGTGCGCCAGCCGCTTCACAACCATGTTTGCCGACTACGAAGCCTTCGTCATCCAGAGCGCCCCGGACCTGGAGTCGTGGCTCACCAACAGGGAGCAGATGCACAACTTTGACAAG GCCTCGTTCCTCTCCGACCAGCCGGAGCCCTACCTGCCCTTCCTCTCCCACTTCATCGAGACGCAGATGTTTGCGACCTTCATCGACAACAAGATCATGTCCCAGTGGGAGGACAAGGAGCCGCTGCTGCGTGTCTTTGACGCTCGCATCGACAAGGCCCGCCTCTTCAACGTCCGCGCTCCCAGCCTGCGCTCCTCCAGCTACCAGAGGTGCACCATCCTCAAGGAGTCTG CTCAGACCGTTGAGCAGCGGCTGATGAAGATCGACCACACCGCCATCCACCCTCACCTGCTGGACATGAAGATCGGTCAGGGCAAATACGAGCAGGGATTCTTCCCCAAACTGCAGGCCGACGTGCTCAACACGGGGCCGACCAATAACAA GTGGTCTCACAGGACAGCGACAGCTCAGCGAAGGAAAGAGCGTCACAGACATCAGACCGAGCACCTGGGCCTGGAAAACGACCTGAAAGAG cagGTGGAGGGCTGTCTGGTCCTGCAGAACTCCATGGCGTTTTGGGAGTGGGACAAAGCGTCCCCTCCGCCTATCAAACCGCCTAAAAAATCTGCCTCTGCGTCCTGCCTG AAATTCATGCAGGAGGCCCGCAGCTTGGGGAAGAACCTCCGACAGCCCAAACTGTCCGACCTGTCGCCCGCCGTCATCGCCCAGACCAACTGGAAGTTTGTGGAGGGGCTGCTCAAGGAGTGCCGCATGAAG ACCAAGCGGATGCTGGTGGAGAAGATGGGCCGGGAGGCGGTGGAGCTGGGCCACGGGGAGGCCACCATCACGGGGCTGGAGGAGAACACTCTGATCGCCAGCCTGTGTGACCTGCTGGAGAGGATCTGGAGCCACGGGCTGCAGGTCAAACAG GGGAAGTCGGCCCTGTGGTCCCACATGCTGCACTACCATGCCCGAGAGGAGAAGCTGGAGCAGCAGCAGGCGGAGTCACCAG TGTCGCATGTTCCTGAGAGGAGGAAGTCTGACTGTTCCATGGCGATGCCGTCTCTACGCGTGTCTCTCATACAGGATATGAG GCATATCCAGAGCATGTCCGAGATAAAGACAGATGTGGGCCGGGCGAGAGCCTGGATCCGTCTCTCCCTGGAGAAGAAGCTGCTCTCACAACACCTCAAACAGCTGCTGTGCCGACAAGCCTTAACCAa GAAGCTGTACAAGCGTTACGCCTTCCTGCGCtgtgaggaggagaaggagcagtTCCTCTTCCACCTGCTCTCCCTCAACACCGTCGACTACTTCTGCTTCACCAGCGTCTTCACCACCATCA TGATCCCGTATCGAGTCGTCATCATCCCCATCAAGAAGCTCAGCAACGCCATGACGACCTCCAACCCCTGGGTGTGTGTGTCCGGACAGCTGGGAGACTCGGGCATCATGCAGATCCCCAAGAACGTCCTGGAGATGACCTTTGAT TGTCAGAACCTGGGCAAGATGACCACGGTGCAGCTGGGACACGACAACGCCGGCCTCCTGGCGAAATGGCTGGTGGACTGTGTGATGGTGCGCAACGAGATCACAGGACACACATACAA GTTCCCGTGTGGCCGGTGGCTCGGTAAGGGTGTGGACGACGGCAGCCTGGAGAGGGTCCTGATCGGGGAGCCGGTGCTGCCCAGCGGAGAGGAGGATTCTGGGAGAGGCTGCTACACACCCCCGCTGCAGCGCTCGCCATCCCAGATCCGACGCATCAGTGTCACGTCGCTGTCCGGACGAGGATACA AACCGACTTCAGCCCAGATCCAAGAGGCCATCGGGGAGGCCGTGAACAACATCATCAAACACTTCCACAAGCCGGAGAAAGAG AGAGGCAGCCTGACCGTGCTGCTGTGTGGGGAGAGCAGCCTGGTGTCCGCTCTGGAACAGTTCTTCCGTCACGGCTTCAAGTCCGCCAGGCTCTTCCAGAAGACCGTGTTTGTGTGGGACTTTGTGG AGAAAGCCATTGCCTACATGGAGTCTGCTGACCAGATGGGAGACCTCCAGGAGACAGCGGAGCCCCTGGGACGGACCTGTCAATCACTCTGTCACTACGTCAACGCCATCAACTCCACCCGCAGGAACATCGGGAAGGACGGGAAGTTCCAGCTGCTGGTCTGCCTCGGAGCCAG AGACCGCCTGCTGCCCCAGTGGGTCCCCCTGCTGGTGGAGTGCCCGGTGATCCAGAGGATGTACGAGGACTCGGCCCTGCTCAGAGACCGGGCCACGGTCAGCTCCCACATCGACGTCCTGGAGACGCTGCACGACTTCCCCATCACCCTGGAGGCCTCCATCGTCAAAGGCATCGCCCTTTAG
- the LOC117439262 gene encoding DENN domain-containing protein 5B-like isoform X4 has translation MSGSFSVSGSAPCRFAHYFVVCGIDTETGLEPDELAGENFEQSPLKRTFKSKVLARYPENLEWNPFDQDAVNMLCMPKGLSFRTQADQRTPQFHSFIITREDGSRTYGFVHTFYEEVTSPQICSAMQTLTQMHNAESTSANTPSSSSSSSSSSMDSLASSLDEADSPTSSSSRRAGSYDSSRDTLYVSKALCLITPMPFMHACRRFLSQMHRAVTAATAPPLPLESYVHNILYEVPLPAPGRSLKFHGVYEPIVCQRPGLGELQLADFPLAEAFSLLGVENLVQVFTCTLLEMQILLYSHDYQRLMTVAEGITTLLFPFQWQHVYVPILPASLLHFLDAPVPYLMGLQSKEGTDRSTLELPQEANLCFVDIDNHYIELPEDFPNFPNKTELIQELSEVLLSYGISANTGAPPRTRTCPGSAPGSTPSTPGRERKTVALRQMEDDGRNGNLAGEELAVLELLQGNATLERLQALTKRTGVTVARVDALRAGVKAQLTEGQGGRTAAEDEELRNAKLNVQLREVCASRFTTMFADYEAFVIQSAPDLESWLTNREQMHNFDKASFLSDQPEPYLPFLSHFIETQMFATFIDNKIMSQWEDKEPLLRVFDARIDKARLFNVRAPSLRSSSYQRCTILKESAQTVEQRLMKIDHTAIHPHLLDMKIGQGKYEQGFFPKLQADVLNTGPTNNKWSHRTATAQRRKERHRHQTEHLGLENDLKEKFMQEARSLGKNLRQPKLSDLSPAVIAQTNWKFVEGLLKECRMKTKRMLVEKMGREAVELGHGEATITGLEENTLIASLCDLLERIWSHGLQVKQGKSALWSHMLHYHAREEKLEQQQAESPVSHVPERRKSDCSMAMPSLRVSLIQDMRHIQSMSEIKTDVGRARAWIRLSLEKKLLSQHLKQLLCRQALTKKLYKRYAFLRCEEEKEQFLFHLLSLNTVDYFCFTSVFTTIMIPYRVVIIPIKKLSNAMTTSNPWVCVSGQLGDSGIMQIPKNVLEMTFDCQNLGKMTTVQLGHDNAGLLAKWLVDCVMVRNEITGHTYKFPCGRWLGKGVDDGSLERVLIGEPVLPSGEEDSGRGCYTPPLQRSPSQIRRISVTSLSGRGYKPTSAQIQEAIGEAVNNIIKHFHKPEKERGSLTVLLCGESSLVSALEQFFRHGFKSARLFQKTVFVWDFVEKAIAYMESADQMGDLQETAEPLGRTCQSLCHYVNAINSTRRNIGKDGKFQLLVCLGARDRLLPQWVPLLVECPVIQRMYEDSALLRDRATVSSHIDVLETLHDFPITLEASIVKGIAL, from the exons GTGAGAACTTTGAGCAGAGTCCTCTGAAGAGAACCTTCAAGTCCAAAGTGTTGGCGCGCTACCCGGAGAACCTGGAGTGGAACCCCTTCGATCAGGATGCTGTCAACATG CTGTGTATGCCTAAAGGCCTCTCGTTCAGGACGCAGGCGGACCAGCGGACGCCTCAGTTCCACTCCTTCATCATCACGAGGGAGGACGGCTCTCGGACCTACGGCTTCGTCCACACCTTCTACGAGGAGGTGACGAGCCCACAGATCTGCTCCGCCATGCAGACCCTCACCCAAATGCACAATGCAGAGAGCACCTCCGCCAAcaccccttcctcctcctcctcctcctcctcctccagcatgGACTCCCTGGCCAGCAGTTTGGACGAGGCCGACTCCCCCACGTCTTCATCGTCTCGCAGGGCGGGGAGCTACGACTCATCGCGGGACACCCTGTACGTCTCCAAGGCCCTGTGTCTGATCACGCCCATGCCCTTCATGCACGCCTGCCGCCGCTTCCTGTCCCAGATGCACAGGGCCGTCACGGCCGCCACCGCCCCCCCGCTGCCGCTGGAGAGCTACGTCCACAACATCCTGTACGAGGTGCCGCTGCCCGCCCCGGGACGCTCGCTCAAGTTCCACGGCGTGTACGAGCCCATCGTGTGCCAGAGGCCGGGGCTCGGGGAGCTGCAGCTGGCAGACTTCCCCCTGGCCGAGGCCTTCAGTCTGCTGGGAGTGGAGAACCTGGTCCAGGTGTTCACCTGCACGCTGCTGGAGATGCAGATCCTGCTCTACTCACACG ACTACCAGCGGTTGATGACGGTGGCAGAGGGCATCACCACCCTGCTGTTTCCCTTCCAGTGGCAGCACGTCTATGTTCCCATCCTGCCGGCCTCTCTCCTCCACTTCCTGGATGCTCCTGTTCCCTACCTGATGGGCCTGCAGTCCAAAGAGGGCACAGACCGCTCCACACTGGAGCTTCCTCAGGAG GCCAACCTGTGTTTTGTGGACATTGACAACCACTACATCGAACTTCCAGAGGACTTTCCCAATTTCCCCAATAAGACTGAGCTCATCCAGGAGCTAAGTGAGGTGCTGCTGAGCTATGGCATTTCCGCTAACACAGGAGCTCCTCCTCGGACTCGCACCTGCCCCGGCAGCGCTCCAGGCAGCACCCCCTCCACCCCTGGAAGGGAGCGCAAGACGGTCGCTCTCCGGCAGATGGAGGACGACGGGCGTAACGGCAACCTGGCAGGGGAGGAGCTGGCTGTGCTGGAGCTACTGCAGGGGAACGCCACCCTGGAGAGACTGCAGGCACTCACCAAGCGCACCGGGGTGACGGTGGCCCGCGTGGACGCCCTGAGGGCCGGGGTCAAAGCTCAGCTGACTGAGGGACAGGGGGGCCGGACAGCAGCCGAAGACGAGGAGCTCAGGAACGCCAAGCTGAACGTCCAGCTGAGGGAGGTGTGCGCCAGCCGCTTCACAACCATGTTTGCCGACTACGAAGCCTTCGTCATCCAGAGCGCCCCGGACCTGGAGTCGTGGCTCACCAACAGGGAGCAGATGCACAACTTTGACAAG GCCTCGTTCCTCTCCGACCAGCCGGAGCCCTACCTGCCCTTCCTCTCCCACTTCATCGAGACGCAGATGTTTGCGACCTTCATCGACAACAAGATCATGTCCCAGTGGGAGGACAAGGAGCCGCTGCTGCGTGTCTTTGACGCTCGCATCGACAAGGCCCGCCTCTTCAACGTCCGCGCTCCCAGCCTGCGCTCCTCCAGCTACCAGAGGTGCACCATCCTCAAGGAGTCTG CTCAGACCGTTGAGCAGCGGCTGATGAAGATCGACCACACCGCCATCCACCCTCACCTGCTGGACATGAAGATCGGTCAGGGCAAATACGAGCAGGGATTCTTCCCCAAACTGCAGGCCGACGTGCTCAACACGGGGCCGACCAATAACAA GTGGTCTCACAGGACAGCGACAGCTCAGCGAAGGAAAGAGCGTCACAGACATCAGACCGAGCACCTGGGCCTGGAAAACGACCTGAAAGAG AAATTCATGCAGGAGGCCCGCAGCTTGGGGAAGAACCTCCGACAGCCCAAACTGTCCGACCTGTCGCCCGCCGTCATCGCCCAGACCAACTGGAAGTTTGTGGAGGGGCTGCTCAAGGAGTGCCGCATGAAG ACCAAGCGGATGCTGGTGGAGAAGATGGGCCGGGAGGCGGTGGAGCTGGGCCACGGGGAGGCCACCATCACGGGGCTGGAGGAGAACACTCTGATCGCCAGCCTGTGTGACCTGCTGGAGAGGATCTGGAGCCACGGGCTGCAGGTCAAACAG GGGAAGTCGGCCCTGTGGTCCCACATGCTGCACTACCATGCCCGAGAGGAGAAGCTGGAGCAGCAGCAGGCGGAGTCACCAG TGTCGCATGTTCCTGAGAGGAGGAAGTCTGACTGTTCCATGGCGATGCCGTCTCTACGCGTGTCTCTCATACAGGATATGAG GCATATCCAGAGCATGTCCGAGATAAAGACAGATGTGGGCCGGGCGAGAGCCTGGATCCGTCTCTCCCTGGAGAAGAAGCTGCTCTCACAACACCTCAAACAGCTGCTGTGCCGACAAGCCTTAACCAa GAAGCTGTACAAGCGTTACGCCTTCCTGCGCtgtgaggaggagaaggagcagtTCCTCTTCCACCTGCTCTCCCTCAACACCGTCGACTACTTCTGCTTCACCAGCGTCTTCACCACCATCA TGATCCCGTATCGAGTCGTCATCATCCCCATCAAGAAGCTCAGCAACGCCATGACGACCTCCAACCCCTGGGTGTGTGTGTCCGGACAGCTGGGAGACTCGGGCATCATGCAGATCCCCAAGAACGTCCTGGAGATGACCTTTGAT TGTCAGAACCTGGGCAAGATGACCACGGTGCAGCTGGGACACGACAACGCCGGCCTCCTGGCGAAATGGCTGGTGGACTGTGTGATGGTGCGCAACGAGATCACAGGACACACATACAA GTTCCCGTGTGGCCGGTGGCTCGGTAAGGGTGTGGACGACGGCAGCCTGGAGAGGGTCCTGATCGGGGAGCCGGTGCTGCCCAGCGGAGAGGAGGATTCTGGGAGAGGCTGCTACACACCCCCGCTGCAGCGCTCGCCATCCCAGATCCGACGCATCAGTGTCACGTCGCTGTCCGGACGAGGATACA AACCGACTTCAGCCCAGATCCAAGAGGCCATCGGGGAGGCCGTGAACAACATCATCAAACACTTCCACAAGCCGGAGAAAGAG AGAGGCAGCCTGACCGTGCTGCTGTGTGGGGAGAGCAGCCTGGTGTCCGCTCTGGAACAGTTCTTCCGTCACGGCTTCAAGTCCGCCAGGCTCTTCCAGAAGACCGTGTTTGTGTGGGACTTTGTGG AGAAAGCCATTGCCTACATGGAGTCTGCTGACCAGATGGGAGACCTCCAGGAGACAGCGGAGCCCCTGGGACGGACCTGTCAATCACTCTGTCACTACGTCAACGCCATCAACTCCACCCGCAGGAACATCGGGAAGGACGGGAAGTTCCAGCTGCTGGTCTGCCTCGGAGCCAG AGACCGCCTGCTGCCCCAGTGGGTCCCCCTGCTGGTGGAGTGCCCGGTGATCCAGAGGATGTACGAGGACTCGGCCCTGCTCAGAGACCGGGCCACGGTCAGCTCCCACATCGACGTCCTGGAGACGCTGCACGACTTCCCCATCACCCTGGAGGCCTCCATCGTCAAAGGCATCGCCCTTTAG